Below is a window of Pseudomonas monteilii DNA.
CGCCGGCTGCCCGGTGGTGTTCAAGGCCCACAGCGGACACATGGCGACCGCCGACCTGGTCGGCTGCGCCATCCAGCGCGCGGCCGAGCGCACCGGCATGCCCGCCGGGGTGTTCAACATGGTCTATGGCCATCGTGTCGGCGAATGGCTGGTCAAGCACCCGGCCATCCAGGCCGTGGGCTTCACCGGCTCGCTCAAGGGGGGCGATGCCTTGTGCCGCCTGGCGGCCGAGCGCCCGCAGCCGATCCCGGTGTTCGCCGAGATGTCCAGCATCAACCCGGTGATCATCCTGCCGAGTGCCCTGGCCAAGCGCGGCGCGGCCATCGCCCGCGAACTGGCCGGTTCGGTCACCCTGGGGGCTGGCCAGTTCTGCACCAACCCCGGCCTGGTGCTCGGGGTGCGTGGGCCTGCGTTCGAACAGTTGCTGGCTGACCTAGGAGAGCACCTGGGGCAACAGGCGCCGCAGACACTGCTCAACCAAGGCGGGCTGGACAGTTATGCCCGCGGCCTGCAACACCTGGATGCCCACGCTGGCATCGAACGCCTGGCCGGCCAGCCCCAGGAAGGCCAGCAGGCCCAGGCGCGCTTGTACAAGGCCAAGGCCGACCTGCTGGTGAACAGCGACGCCCTGCTGCAGGAAGAGGTCTTCGGCCCGGCCACCGTCGCGGTGGAGGTGGTGGACGACGCGCAGCTCAAGGCCGCGCTGCAAGGCCTGCGCGGTCAGCTGACCGCCACCCTGATCGGCGAGCCGGACGATCTGGAAGCCTACGCCTGGCTGGTGCCGATCCTCGAAGAAAAGGTCGGTCGGATCCTGCTCAACGGTTACCCCACCGGGGTCGAGGTCTGCGACGCCATGGTTCACGGCGGGCCTTACCCAGCCACCTCGGACGCCCGCGGCACCTCGGTCGGCACCCTGGCCATCGACCGCTTCCTGCGCCCGGTGTGCTACCAGAACTACCCGCAGTCGCTGCTGCCGGCCGCGCTGCAGGACGCCAACCCGCTCGGGCTGCGGCGGCTGGTGAATGGTGCCTGGGAGGGGTAAGGCTGGAGAGCCGCAAGCCGCAAGCCGCAAGCCGCAAGCCGCAAGCCGCAAGCCGCAAGCCGCAAGCCGCAAGCCGCAGCGTCAGCGCCACATCAACATCCTGTCAACACCTGGCGAACCGCACTACCGTCCGCTTGTAGCTTGTAGCTTGTAGCTTGTGCTTCGCGGCGCGTCGCGCGCCGCCGGGGAACCGGGCAGTGATGGCAATGTCCCATGACCGTTCCACTCCCTCACTCAAGGACCCTACCGACATGAACGTCTCATTCCGCCCGCAGTGGTTGCTCGCCCTCGCCCTTCCCCTGGCCTTGGCTGCCTGTGGCGACAAGGAACCTGAGCAGCGTGCGGCTTTCAGCCAGTTCCTGCAGACCCGGATCATCGACAAGCCGGGCGTGCGGGTGCCGCAGCTGACACCGGAAGAATCCAAGGCCTTCGGCGACTACACCAGCCACTATGCCGTGATCACCGACTTCAATGGCAGCATGGATGCCTCGATCAAGCCCATGAAGGGCCTGGTGGAGAAAGGCGCCGTGCGCTCGATCAACGACGTGATCGCACGACGCGCCGACATCGAAAGCGCCAAGACCGGGCTGCACGACATGGGCACCGCGCTCAAGGCAGAGCAGGCCAAGGCCGATGCGGCCCATGCGGCGCTGAAGCAGCCGGATGACCTCAAGCCGGTGTACGACAAGGCTTACGAGAAGACCGTGACCTTGCCTGCCACGACCTTCCTGGGCGTGCTGCCGAACCTGGAAGCGACCCTGGACAGCAGCCTGAAGGTGGCCGACTACGTCAGCGCCCACAAGGACCAGATCGAGGTCAATGGCGCCATCGTGCGCGTTGCCGACCCCAAGGTTCAGGCAGAACTGAACGGTCTGCTGGGCGAGCTCAATGCCCAGGCCAAGACCGTGCAGGAGGCGCAGGGTCGGGTTCAGCAGGTACTGTTGGGGCGCTGATCGTGTGCAGGGCATGAGCCGAGCAAGTGTATCGCCGGCTCGAGCAGACAAGGCAGCTCCGGATGGGCTGCCTTTTTCATGGATGATCGGCAGCTGTGTCGCTGATTGATTTCTGGGGCCGCTTTGCGGCCCATCGCGGCACGGGGGCCGCTCCTACACCCGTAGCCCCACCGCGGGGTTGTAAGCTGCCGCGGTCACCTGTAGCGGCCCCGGCCGCGATTGGGCCTGCAAGGCCCACCAGGATCTTCAAGCCACTTCCTTTTAAATCAATAAGATAATCGATTATTTTGAGATCGGACTGTTCATAACGAGACGGTGATGGACCGGGCGTTATCGCGGGCAAGCCCGCTCCCACAGGGGCATGAGCTGTCTTCACTCATGCGCCTGACGGCTGCTGCCCCTGTGCCTGCTGATGCGCATGGCGCAAGCGTTCGCGGCTGTTGCACAGGTGCATGCGCATGGCGAGCTTGGCGCCTTCAGGGTCGCGGCGGACGATGGCCTCGAAGATGGCTTCGTGCTCGTAACGCAGGCGACTCAGGTAATGCGCCTGATCGTCCTGGGCCAGGCTTGCCGAATTCAGCCGGGTACGCGGGATGATGCTGGTGCCCAGGTGGCCGAGGATGTCGGCGAAGTAATGGTTGCCGCTGGCCTGGGCGATCTGCAGGTGGAACTGGAAATCCGCCGCCACGGCATCCGACGCCTTGGCTGCGCCCAAGTTGATCTCGTCCAGGGCCGCACGCATGGCCGCCAGGTGCGTCTCGTCCCGGCGCTCGGCGGCAAGGCCGGCGGATTCGATCTCCAGGGCGATGCGCAGCTCCAGCACCGCCAGCACATCGCGCAGGGTCACCACCGTGGCCGGGTCGATGCGAAAACCGTTGCTTGGTGGGGTGTCCAGCACGAACGTGCCGATGCCGTGACGGGTCTCGACCTGACCGGCTGCCTGCAAGCGGGAAATGGCCTCGCGCACCACCGTGCGGCTGACCCCTTCCTCGACCATGATCTGCGATTCGGTGGGCAGCTTGTCGCCGCGTTTGAGCTGGCCGCTGCGAATGCGCTCGGTGAGGACCGTGACCAACTCCTGCGCCAGGCTGCGAGGCTTGCGCCGGGCCCGTGGCTGTACCTGCTGCTCTGTCATGCCCTGTACGTTTCATGTGAGGAAGCCAGTGCCCATGATACCTCATGCAGTTGTACGATCACACCGACCTGTGAGGCAGCGGCCACGTGGTCTCTCCCGAGCCTATTCGACCCGGCGCGCACCTCCGGCGTGCATCCTCCAGTCGCCTTTTGTCCGTTGACGGCATTTTACTGGCCCCTGCACCCAGCAAAGCGCGGCAGACTTCGATTTTTTTCAACGGGTTAGGACAACCTCATGAAGTCATTTCAAAGCGCCTTGGCCGGATGCCTGCTCATGGCGGCCGCCTCTTCACTACAGGCCAAAGGGCTGAGCACAGGTGATCGTCAGGTGTGTGAGTGGGGAGCCCGCATTGCAGCCGAGGCTCAGCAGTCCAAGCTGTCCGGCGTGAGCCTGTACGCCGTGCGCAAACGGTTGCAGAACCGCCGGTTCCCCAAGCCGTGGATGCGCATGACGGCATTCGGGATCACCGAACAGACCTACACCAGTGCTTCACACCTCAAGCCCGTGGCGATTCGCCAAACCTACTATGAGCAATGCACTGCGCATGCCCAGGCGGCGCGCCAGGCACACCGATGAAGACTCTTGATAAATCACATTAAGTAAATGAAAAATAAGTATAAAAATCATAAGCATAAGATTAATTTCTAATTCTTTTTATCACTGGGTATGTGAGCTGCGCTCGAGTCAGCCACATGCCTTCCTGTGCACAAATCTTCCAGCATTCACCCGTCCCCTGTCGTACAGTTGACGCTCTCTCCTTGTCGCGGGCCGCCCATGGACAACTGGATCGACCTCGCTCTGCACGCGGACACCGGCATCGAATCGGTACGCGCGCATTTCAAAGGGCATGCCTATGAACCGCATTGGCACGACAGCTTCCTGATCGGCTTCACCGAGCAAGGCGTGCAGCAGTTCCATTGCCGGCGCCTGCGCCATCACAGCACACCCGGC
It encodes the following:
- a CDS encoding GntR family transcriptional regulator, which gives rise to MTEQQVQPRARRKPRSLAQELVTVLTERIRSGQLKRGDKLPTESQIMVEEGVSRTVVREAISRLQAAGQVETRHGIGTFVLDTPPSNGFRIDPATVVTLRDVLAVLELRIALEIESAGLAAERRDETHLAAMRAALDEINLGAAKASDAVAADFQFHLQIAQASGNHYFADILGHLGTSIIPRTRLNSASLAQDDQAHYLSRLRYEHEAIFEAIVRRDPEGAKLAMRMHLCNSRERLRHAHQQAQGQQPSGA
- a CDS encoding ketoglutarate semialdehyde dehydrogenase, with the protein product MHEILGHNFIAGQRSAAGEQRLHSLDASTGEALPFTFSQATEAEVDQAARAAADAFAAFRQLPPARRAEFLEAIAAELDALDEAFVAIVCRETALPAARIQGERGRTSGQMRLFAQVLRRGDFLGARIDLALPDRQPLPRPDIRQMRIGVGPVAVFGASNFPLAFSTAGGDTAAALAAGCPVVFKAHSGHMATADLVGCAIQRAAERTGMPAGVFNMVYGHRVGEWLVKHPAIQAVGFTGSLKGGDALCRLAAERPQPIPVFAEMSSINPVIILPSALAKRGAAIARELAGSVTLGAGQFCTNPGLVLGVRGPAFEQLLADLGEHLGQQAPQTLLNQGGLDSYARGLQHLDAHAGIERLAGQPQEGQQAQARLYKAKADLLVNSDALLQEEVFGPATVAVEVVDDAQLKAALQGLRGQLTATLIGEPDDLEAYAWLVPILEEKVGRILLNGYPTGVEVCDAMVHGGPYPATSDARGTSVGTLAIDRFLRPVCYQNYPQSLLPAALQDANPLGLRRLVNGAWEG